In the Clostridium sporogenes genome, one interval contains:
- the ftsE gene encoding cell division ATP-binding protein FtsE: MIEFRNISKIYNGNKYALSDINLDIEKGEFVFLVGPSGAGKSTFIKLLLREIEPTSGKLIVDGTDITSLSRKQIPHYRRKIGVVFQDFRLIPSLNVYENVAFAMRAIEANHRDIRKKVPMVLSLVGLSNKYKAFPHQLSGGEQQRISLARAIVNNPSLLIADEPTGNLDPETSLGIMDILNDINHAGTTIVMATHAKDIVDKMRKRVIAIEKGTVVRDAERGVYGYED; the protein is encoded by the coding sequence ATGATTGAATTTAGGAATATAAGTAAGATATATAACGGAAATAAATATGCTCTATCAGATATAAATTTAGATATTGAAAAAGGAGAATTTGTATTTTTAGTTGGACCTAGTGGTGCTGGTAAATCAACATTCATAAAGCTTTTATTAAGAGAAATAGAGCCTACTTCAGGTAAGTTGATTGTAGATGGTACAGATATAACATCACTTTCAAGAAAACAAATACCACATTATAGAAGAAAAATTGGGGTAGTTTTTCAAGATTTTAGATTAATTCCTTCATTAAATGTATATGAAAATGTAGCCTTTGCCATGAGAGCAATTGAAGCTAATCATAGAGATATTAGAAAAAAAGTTCCAATGGTTTTATCATTAGTAGGTCTTTCAAATAAATATAAAGCTTTCCCACATCAGCTTTCAGGTGGAGAACAACAAAGAATATCATTAGCTAGAGCTATAGTAAACAATCCATCATTATTAATAGCTGATGAACCTACAGGAAATTTAGATCCAGAAACATCTCTTGGTATAATGGATATATTAAATGATATAAATCATGCTGGGACAACCATAGTTATGGCAACTCATGCAAAGGATATAGTTGATAAAATGAGAAAAAGAGTTATAGCCATAGAAAAAGGAACAGTGGTTAGAGATGCAGAAAGAGGTGTATACGGATATGAAGATTAG
- the ftsX gene encoding permease-like cell division protein FtsX: MKISTLKYFVVDSIRGLRRHKTLSTASIATVAATLFLLGVFILSIMNVKQAVTEVESKVEATIVLKDGIKTEQEKAIKNKINSVSGVEKVTYESKKDALEKFKKQLGEQNKSLAEGLEKENPLPNSIIVRVEKPELVSKVVDSIKGMEGIDQIKDGKEIVDKITKITNTLKWMGVVLFLILIGVSLFLIGNTIKITVYSRKREIGIMKYIGATDWFIRWPFVFEGIIIGILGAIIAIIILYYGYKAIYAKLSVGLIFVSVLNPSVVLSNVSWVFVIVGIVIGAIGSILSIRKFLSV; this comes from the coding sequence ATGAAGATTAGTACATTAAAATATTTTGTTGTAGATTCTATAAGAGGATTAAGAAGACATAAAACTTTAAGTACAGCTTCTATAGCTACCGTAGCAGCCACATTATTTCTATTAGGAGTATTTATTCTTTCTATAATGAATGTAAAACAAGCTGTTACAGAAGTAGAGTCGAAAGTAGAAGCAACAATAGTATTAAAGGATGGCATAAAAACAGAACAAGAAAAGGCTATAAAAAATAAAATAAATTCTGTATCTGGAGTAGAAAAGGTAACCTATGAAAGTAAAAAAGATGCATTAGAAAAATTTAAGAAACAATTAGGAGAACAGAATAAATCTTTAGCAGAAGGTTTGGAAAAAGAGAATCCATTACCAAATTCAATTATAGTTAGAGTAGAAAAACCAGAATTAGTTTCAAAAGTGGTAGATTCTATAAAGGGAATGGAAGGTATAGATCAAATAAAAGATGGAAAAGAAATAGTAGATAAAATAACTAAGATAACAAATACATTAAAATGGATGGGTGTAGTATTATTTTTAATCCTTATAGGAGTATCTTTATTCTTAATAGGAAATACTATAAAAATCACAGTATATTCAAGAAAAAGAGAAATAGGAATAATGAAATATATAGGAGCTACTGATTGGTTTATTAGATGGCCTTTTGTATTTGAAGGAATTATCATAGGTATCTTAGGGGCTATTATTGCTATAATAATTTTATATTATGGATATAAAGCAATATATGCTAAACTATCAGTTGGATTAATATTTGTGAGTGTGTTAAATCCAAGTGTTGTTTTATCAAATGTATCATGGGTATTTGTTATAGTTGGAATAGTAATAGGTGCTATAGGAAGTATACTGTCTATAAGAAAATTCTTATCAGTATAA
- a CDS encoding S41 family peptidase, translating to MKKNKKWIMWTVVIVLVTNIFTFLGTNLVSLYLPNGKVIIGAEQYKDILKYQKMFLIRNQIYKYYDGKIDENKMVEGAVKGMTESLNDPYTVFMNSKEYKDFNAQTEGNYSGVGIQIQSKDDKIIVASTFEGSPAKEAGILPNDEIQKVNNTEVSGKELDKAVSIMKGKEGTDVKLQLYRKEKGSFEVTLKRKKIDIPTIKSEMIDNNIGYIQVSMFDEHTSKNFKNALDNLKGKGMKSLVLDLRGNPGGLLDECIDMASNFIEKGKVVVSTMDKYKNKKEYKSKGGDFIGLPVTILVDEGSASASEVFLGAMKDYNAATSIGKKTFGKGVVQTIIETGDDTALKVTISKYYSPKGINIDHKGITPDMLIDYPDELRKKEYDRKLDPQFNKALNIAKSKIK from the coding sequence TTGAAAAAAAACAAAAAATGGATTATGTGGACAGTAGTTATAGTATTAGTAACAAATATTTTTACATTTTTAGGTACAAATTTGGTTTCTTTGTATTTGCCCAATGGCAAGGTTATAATTGGAGCAGAGCAATATAAAGATATATTAAAATATCAAAAGATGTTTTTGATAAGAAATCAAATATATAAATATTATGATGGTAAAATAGATGAAAATAAAATGGTAGAAGGGGCAGTAAAAGGAATGACAGAATCTTTAAATGACCCTTATACAGTATTTATGAATTCTAAAGAATACAAAGACTTTAATGCTCAAACAGAAGGTAATTATAGTGGAGTAGGAATACAAATACAATCTAAAGATGATAAAATAATTGTAGCTTCTACTTTTGAGGGATCTCCAGCTAAAGAGGCAGGAATACTACCAAATGATGAGATTCAAAAGGTTAATAATACAGAAGTATCAGGAAAAGAATTAGATAAAGCTGTTTCTATAATGAAAGGAAAAGAAGGCACAGATGTTAAATTACAATTATATAGAAAAGAAAAAGGAAGTTTTGAAGTAACATTAAAGAGAAAAAAGATAGATATACCTACTATAAAATCAGAAATGATTGATAATAATATAGGATATATACAGGTAAGTATGTTTGATGAACATACTTCAAAAAACTTTAAAAATGCTTTAGATAATTTAAAAGGTAAGGGGATGAAATCCTTAGTATTAGATTTAAGAGGAAATCCAGGTGGTCTATTAGATGAGTGTATTGATATGGCTTCTAATTTTATAGAAAAGGGAAAAGTTGTAGTATCAACTATGGATAAATATAAAAATAAGAAAGAATATAAGTCTAAAGGTGGAGATTTTATAGGTCTTCCAGTAACTATATTAGTAGATGAAGGATCTGCAAGTGCTTCAGAGGTATTTTTAGGAGCAATGAAAGATTATAATGCAGCAACTTCTATAGGAAAGAAGACTTTTGGAAAAGGTGTAGTTCAAACTATAATAGAGACTGGTGATGATACAGCACTTAAAGTTACAATTTCAAAATATTATTCACCTAAAGGCATAAACATAGATCATAAAGGGATAACTCCAGATATGCTAATAGATTATCCAGATGAACTAAGAAAGAAAGAGTATGATAGAAAATTAGATCCTCAATTTAATAAAGCATTAAATATTGCAAAGTCAAAGATAAAATAA
- a CDS encoding PDZ domain-containing protein — protein MDILLITLKSVAYLLTDPFSVIVLLLLSLILYRKNRKTIIMQKMIIGQRVSTAFELTISEVVLGIFAGTVASLIMSYLGIFFNEDSAIYLMFLISMFFMLFNPRFICFSYSGAALGIMSLIFINMATLLNMPQLNFIKIDIPALMSMVAILHLVEGILVMIDGDRGHVPVFTNREDKIIGGFVLQRYWILPIAFMLMLNNQSISNISQSGSPMPNWWPLLKSDIPSNVLKVAVMSLTCFYGVIGYNSVTFTKTRKEKKIISGLYIIIYSLLLFMLSRLALMNTLLKVVVLIFAPAGHEAMIYIQKYFELRGKPRYVSTEEGIMVLDVAKDSIANKMGIKSGDLLLQVNDKEIDSEEDIVKSIGQMYGHISFKIRNDVGRLKTVKYPVLTSYEKLGIVFVPKNIPKSTSVIKVKSEKFQDILEKIKNKDKDE, from the coding sequence ATGGACATATTACTAATTACATTAAAGTCAGTAGCATATCTTTTGACAGATCCTTTTTCAGTAATAGTTTTATTATTGTTATCATTGATTTTATATAGGAAAAATAGAAAAACTATTATAATGCAAAAAATGATAATAGGCCAAAGGGTAAGTACAGCCTTCGAATTAACAATATCTGAAGTGGTATTAGGAATATTTGCAGGAACTGTGGCTAGTTTAATTATGTCCTATTTAGGAATATTTTTTAATGAAGACTCAGCTATTTATCTAATGTTTTTAATATCTATGTTCTTTATGTTATTTAATCCTAGATTTATATGCTTTTCCTATTCTGGAGCTGCATTGGGCATTATGAGTTTAATATTTATAAATATGGCTACATTATTAAATATGCCACAATTAAATTTTATAAAGATAGATATACCAGCCTTAATGTCAATGGTTGCTATATTGCACTTGGTTGAGGGTATATTAGTTATGATAGATGGAGATAGAGGTCATGTTCCTGTTTTTACAAATAGAGAGGATAAGATAATAGGAGGATTTGTACTTCAAAGATATTGGATATTACCAATAGCTTTTATGCTTATGCTTAACAATCAAAGTATTTCAAATATTAGTCAAAGTGGATCGCCAATGCCTAACTGGTGGCCTTTATTAAAATCAGATATACCATCAAATGTACTTAAAGTAGCAGTTATGAGCTTAACATGTTTCTATGGAGTAATTGGATATAATTCTGTTACTTTTACTAAAACTAGAAAAGAAAAAAAAATCATATCAGGATTATATATAATTATATATAGTTTATTACTTTTTATGCTTTCAAGATTAGCTCTTATGAACACATTACTTAAAGTAGTTGTATTAATTTTTGCTCCAGCAGGTCATGAAGCTATGATATATATACAAAAATATTTTGAATTAAGGGGAAAGCCTAGATATGTGAGTACAGAAGAAGGAATTATGGTTTTAGATGTAGCAAAAGATTCTATAGCAAATAAAATGGGCATAAAAAGTGGAGATTTATTATTACAGGTAAATGATAAAGAGATAGACAGTGAAGAAGATATAGTAAAATCTATAGGGCAAATGTATGGACATATATCTTTTAAGATAAGAAATGATGTGGGAAGGTTAAAGACTGTAAAATATCCTGTGTTAACTTCTTATGAAAAATTAGGTATTGTATTTGTGCCTAAAAATATACCTAAAAGCACATCTGTAATAAAGGTTAAAAGTGAGAAATTCCAAGATATATTAGAAAAAATTAAAAATAAGGATAAGGATGAATAA
- the uvrB gene encoding excinuclease ABC subunit UvrB: MNQFKVISKFNPTGDQPKAIKSIAKSIEKGEKFQTLIGVTGSGKTFTMANIIDKVQKPTLVLAHNKTLAAQLCSEFREFFPNSAVEYFVSYYDYYQPEAYVAQSDTYIEKDASINDEIDKLRHSATAALFERKDVIIVASVSCIYGLGNPEEYKKLTISLREGMEKDRDEIIKKLVEIQYERNDIDFSRGTFRVKGDVLDIFPAASSNKGIRVEFFGDEIDRIKEFDVLTGETIARLKHTSIFPASHFATSKDKLEIAIKSIEEELEERVKELVSQDKILEAQRLKQRTNFDIEMMREVGYCTGIENYSRVLDGRAKGTPPQTLLDYFPQDFLLFIDESHVTLPQVKAMQAGDKSRKDSLVEYGFRLPCAYDNRPLTFNEFENKLNQVVFVSATPAKYELEQSTNIAEQVIRPTGLLDPEIIVKPVKGQIDDLYTNIQETIKNGFRILVTTLTKKMAEDLTDYLKDMGVKTRYLHSDIDTIERMKIIHDLRKGEFHVLVGINLLREGLDIPEVALVTILDADKEGFLRSETSLIQTVGRAARNSESKVIMYGDVMTKSMEKTIKETNRRRKIQMEYNKKHGITPQTIIKDIREVIQISDIAEEKAEYDTLSEALKSYNNDIDKLMEQYEKEMKEAAQNLQFEKAAHLRDLIYKLKKDKQTEI, encoded by the coding sequence ATGAACCAGTTTAAGGTAATTTCAAAATTTAATCCTACAGGAGATCAACCTAAAGCTATAAAATCTATTGCTAAAAGCATAGAAAAGGGAGAAAAATTTCAAACTTTAATAGGTGTAACAGGATCAGGAAAAACTTTTACTATGGCAAATATTATAGATAAAGTTCAAAAACCTACTTTAGTTTTAGCACATAATAAAACATTAGCAGCTCAATTATGTTCAGAATTTAGAGAGTTTTTCCCGAATAGTGCAGTAGAATACTTTGTGTCTTATTATGATTATTATCAACCTGAAGCCTATGTGGCTCAAAGTGATACGTACATAGAAAAGGATGCGTCTATAAATGATGAGATAGATAAATTAAGACATTCAGCTACAGCAGCTTTATTTGAAAGAAAAGATGTAATAATTGTTGCTTCTGTATCTTGTATATATGGTTTAGGTAACCCAGAAGAGTATAAAAAATTAACTATATCATTAAGAGAAGGCATGGAAAAGGATAGAGATGAAATAATTAAAAAATTAGTTGAAATACAATATGAAAGAAATGACATAGACTTTTCTAGGGGTACCTTTAGAGTAAAGGGAGACGTTTTAGATATTTTCCCTGCTGCATCCAGCAATAAGGGGATAAGAGTAGAATTTTTTGGTGATGAAATAGATAGAATAAAAGAATTTGATGTTTTAACAGGAGAAACTATAGCTAGATTAAAGCATACATCTATATTTCCAGCATCACACTTTGCAACTTCAAAGGATAAATTAGAGATTGCTATAAAAAGCATAGAAGAAGAACTAGAAGAAAGAGTGAAAGAATTAGTATCTCAAGATAAAATATTAGAAGCTCAAAGATTGAAACAAAGAACTAACTTTGATATAGAGATGATGAGGGAAGTTGGATACTGTACAGGCATTGAAAATTATTCAAGAGTATTAGATGGAAGAGCGAAAGGAACACCACCTCAAACTCTTTTAGATTATTTTCCACAGGATTTTCTTCTATTTATAGATGAAAGCCATGTAACTTTGCCACAGGTAAAAGCTATGCAGGCAGGAGATAAATCTAGAAAAGATTCTTTAGTTGAATATGGATTTAGATTGCCTTGTGCTTATGATAATAGGCCACTTACTTTTAATGAATTTGAGAATAAATTGAATCAAGTAGTTTTTGTAAGTGCTACACCTGCAAAATATGAGTTAGAACAGTCAACTAATATAGCGGAGCAAGTAATAAGACCTACAGGACTTTTGGATCCAGAAATAATTGTTAAACCAGTAAAAGGGCAAATAGATGATTTATATACTAATATACAAGAAACTATTAAAAATGGGTTTAGAATTTTAGTAACTACATTGACAAAAAAAATGGCAGAGGACTTAACGGATTATTTAAAAGACATGGGGGTTAAAACTAGATACTTGCATTCAGATATAGACACTATAGAAAGAATGAAAATAATACATGACCTTAGAAAAGGAGAATTTCATGTTTTAGTTGGAATAAACTTATTAAGAGAAGGATTGGATATACCAGAAGTAGCTTTGGTTACAATATTAGATGCAGATAAAGAGGGATTTTTAAGATCTGAAACATCTCTTATACAGACTGTTGGAAGAGCTGCGAGAAATTCTGAAAGTAAGGTAATTATGTATGGAGACGTTATGACTAAATCCATGGAAAAAACCATAAAAGAGACTAATAGAAGAAGAAAAATACAAATGGAATATAATAAAAAGCATGGCATTACTCCTCAAACTATAATAAAGGATATAAGAGAAGTAATTCAAATAAGCGATATAGCAGAAGAAAAAGCAGAATATGATACTTTAAGTGAAGCATTAAAATCTTACAATAATGATATAGATAAATTGATGGAACAATACGAAAAAGAAATGAAAGAAGCAGCACAAAATTTACAGTTTGAAAAAGCGGCTCATTTGAGAGATTTAATATACAAATTAAAAAAAGATAAACAAACAGAAATTTAA